One genomic segment of Cottoperca gobio chromosome 21, fCotGob3.1, whole genome shotgun sequence includes these proteins:
- the rif1 gene encoding telomere-associated protein RIF1 isoform X2, with product MMATAEPPSSASFLPLLESLEDKAAGQSEQTDAYLTIANRLSGDEGRQFLPAVEKHFSRLGKAILAHIPSPDAELSQAALQALGFCLYHSHVVSGVPETFASEILSALCSLVVKASDKNTCIRALWVISKQNFPPDVVGKKVSSILGTLESVLSREDIQSVVMEHEALNVVIRMLEQVPAQMGDGALRWAKLVIPLVVHSASKVRLRAAAALEMGMPLLLEKQMEVAGIIEPMMSTKLIPELQKLFMSKNETNVLKLWPLFVKLLGKLLHRGGPFINSLLHLEELGFRNSSLSIKKIAFIAWKSLIDNFALNPDILCSGKRMKLLMQPLASINVKTEGLMLTKVEVWWYLVVQLGPNLAPNFDQVSVPLLQCTIGSEAPSVPGTPSRAVSQNGAVAPGTPKTATPGFNSSANTSRLSLNSSVSAPSTFPSIQLLGLEMLLHYFLGPEVVAAAAKHKLVLSLEPLNHPLLSGASSFTKHSAVLTSNIRDGFINIGRDAPDALLSVIWTSLVRFVNLSIESGSKKERHGGEVLTLVLQALQSVVTSEAVPADKVLILLEATVKGIPSRVLGSASFQVGKMDVLNGTPALFLVLLLYNSSMLSAYIEDERFFQCLQTLVGCGLSGPTSPLAFGEAVLAAIRRSGGSVQNKEQLWRMWSVMVSPLTDTITQSNEVNQGDALEHNFSAMHSALLFPITHLLRGTPLQQAAQKSMLSSWSKLYEVFARCSALVVTAEENICCEELCGKMTAAIDKEALKVPSTLNAVASILQVMVGCLDFSPYTPHFQQKLKSPHTPVNWMKKRNKVLGNLSTFQSLLVLCLEVYLEGCDASSDATGLALVSILSALFTNLALANTVKEALSSLILPLSLLYKQAACEPSTFSAQLLGKLEKLVGDVLGCLQTRSTLAYSDDLLALLSPLLCVLFPHKNKQLRTSVAHFWNSTFGNSVGLTYPDEMRPILSQVKQKTPIILPGFEVVGVPDELSGQCSRESSQLETKLSGMPLSVGKRDSLLGKDRRSLKTSKPVSTKLDFGSPKLPPRGVLEEESSIDFVFIPPETKERLLTEHQKEVKRTKRVDIPAMYNNLDASLDTTVFSQYTQSQDDSLEKLATEQAEKISKEAPGKIPQEDAEKEEDTQDYVSPKAEENMPEHHEPEEMIPESADVSMEDDAARDDKAVNLEMESKEGTSPNISGSSDLVSGTPQKPNSRRQSFITLEKYAEGKPASPSSASTFTGPLIKTSDSQERSKTNRKSSSRASRTSTGPNSQDLQSSQTGKMNDAIDSPIRPKDSRTISEPVKLMERLTSDPTEDEDIIPDTQSEVEGKEGTKMASSSEETKPSSQEEDSEPLLDDSQSSSTGEPRRSGRSRVRPLLPGEDPEERDEKYTPLKRRRSGEEPKSDSSKSSSTQSRPNTRSKQAEDSGRLRTRAQRDKSESSQTNSQGRAHKKIKLFSNSGDILDKPEPRRKSTREHESSQTDLRSDSESQSQGRQRQWSKASLETEEGGIKKNVFPDKESTQTVTHELVEHVEKVVDEPKKDSLMITSSSQTGSKSQEFEILKQTEKDGDKLEKDSQIVTSQTGGPSQKSELIEKTEEIKKDSQIVASPPTTDKSQDGTSTTNKLNESEVKDKLKTNGGTDDELSQEDSQVISSSSTDSQSLRRSRRSKSSSEATDSENKSDNKDSSESQRRSNSQAAVSQPEAGIGGRTRRSKVLEEQSKLGPSSTPESSQSLDTSGSTESSKGRGRYARRRSSQTLPGASIESLESESVEAKESPPMVKKRGRKPRASLPSPLTVDSKEGKTNNDIVKDDSQKADSQSIEDQTDLVDSQISQDLQDSETLQVTHNTDEQSNTESPMEVETVVERTDDTKESDSLGVSPREEQTLNTENTSSQEGDAGDLTSAELPESVVISTEQTREDSPCDLSSVEDTLAPPEDSTEKLQVSESSEVKVEEASESGDDVTENQEGVSDSNHREHPVVPVEDTAEDTAEDTAEDTAEDTAEDSRSTYFGQNPDCSNVVDDLSEEEEQSASNKEGESTNQHTEASAEDDIQPLQEGDKDDTTQIVERQDEEETQADNDVVVNLDAALADVSPAKQKDLEALMGEDVGQSPSSGKTKGTWSPSASPSTSILKKGMKRPLEDETPSPLVKSRRVSFANPIQHQELADDIDRRSPAIRTSSPKRSKASCIPQPKYVTTPTKGLLILSPRNLHSPGYKSSKKCLISEMSKEPRPVSKDCIYPTLVGCSTPVEAVLPQISSNMWSRGFGQLVRARNIKTVGDLSALTPNEIKTLPIRSPKISNVKKALKSYEQQRKGRGGDELKSLDEMEMMTSELEEDKTSGETLATALMDEPLPADGRSEQDGSQTADTPSGEQRPEGRLPSELETLTCRMTPRELSYCSPQQLVHMHDQLGGMMRHVVVELQARLCETDGKP from the exons ATGATGGCGACAGCAGAGCCTCCAAGCAGCGCCAGCTTCCTCCCCCTGCTGGAGTCTCTGGAGGACAAAGCTGCTGGACAGTCTGAGCAGACGGACGCCTACCTCACCATCGCAAA TCGACTCAGTGGAGACGAAGGCCGGCAGTTTCTCCCTGCAGTTGAAAAGCACTTTTCTCGTTTGGGAAAAGCCATCCTG gctCACATACCCAGTCCAGATGCAGAGCTGAGCCAAGCCGCCCTGCAAGCGTTAGGGTTTTGTTTGTACCATTCTCACGTCGTCTCTGGAGTGCCTG AAACCTTTGCATCAGAAATACTTTCCGCACTTTGCTCCCTGGTGGTGAAGGCGTCCGATAAGAACACGTGCATCAGAGCATTGTGGGTAATCTCCAAACAGAACTTTCCTCCAGATGTGGTCGGCAAGAAA GTGTCGTCTATCCTGGGAACACTGGAGAGTGTGTTGAGCAGAGAGGACATCCAGTCGGTGGTGATGGAGCATGAGGCCTTAAACGTGGTCATCAG GATGTTGGAGCAGGTGCCGGCCCAGATGGGTGATGGAGCGCTGCGGTGGGCGAAGCTCGTCATCCCGCTGGTGGTGCACTCGGCCTCCAAAGTGCGTCTACGGGCCGCAGCAGCCTTGGAGATGGGCATGCCTCTTCTCCTGGAGAAACAGATGGAGGTGGCCGGTATCATCGAGCCAATGATGtccaca AAACTGATCCCAGAGCTGCAGAAACTTTTCATGTCCAAGAATGAAACCAACGTGCTGAAGCTGTGGCCTTTGTTTGTGAAACTGCTCGGGAAG CTGCTGCACAGAGGAGGTCCGTTCATCAACTCTCTGCTGCATCTGGAGGAACTTGGTTTCCGTAACTCGTCTCTCTCCATCAAGAAGATCGCCTTCATCGCCTGGAAGAGCCTCATCGATAACTTCGCCCTCAATCCAG ACATCCTGTGCAGCGGGAAGCGTATGAAGCTCCTCATGCAGCCTCTCGCATCCATCAATGTGAAGACGGAGGGCCTGATGCTCACCAAGGTGGAGGTCTGGTGGTACCTGGTGGTCCAACTCGGGCCCAACCTGGCACCCAACTTCGATCAG gTTTCTGTTCCTCTGCTCCAATGCACCATCGGCTCAGAGGCTCCTTCAGTCCCCGGCACTCCTTCTAGAGCCGTCAGTCAAAACGGTGCCGTTGCACCTGGAACACCCAAGACGG CCACTCCAGGCTTCAACAGCTCAGCCAATACGTCTCGGTTGAGCCTGAACTCCAGCGTCAGCGCTCCCTCCACCTTCCCCTCCATCCAGCTGCTCGGCCTCGAGATGTTGCTTCACTATTTTCTGGGACCGGAGGTCGTCGCCGCTGCTGCAAAGCACAAACTCGTCCTGAGTCTTG AGCCCTTGAACCACCCGCTCCTCTCGGGGGCGTCTTCTTTCACCAAACACTCCGCCGTGCTCACCTCCAACATCAGAGACGGGTTCATCAACATCGGCAGAGACGCTCCAG ACGCTCTTTTGTCCGTCATATGGACGAGTCTCGTCCGCTTTGTCAACTTATCTATAGAGTCCG GCAGTAAGAAGGAGCGGCACGGAGGTGAAGTTCTGACTCTGGTGCTTCAGGCTCTGCAGAGCGTCGTCACCTCGGAGGCGGTGCCTGCAGACAAAGTCCTG ATTCTGCTGGAGGCCACAGTGAAGGGGATTCCCTCCAGAGTTCTCGGCTCGGCCTCTTTTCAAGTGGGCAAGATGGATGTGCTGAAT GGAACACCGGCTCTGTTCCTCGTCCTTCTTCTGTACAACAGCAGCATGCTGTCCGCCTACATCGAGGACGAGAG GTTCTTTCAGTGCCTTCAAACGCTGGTGGGCTGCGGTCTGTCGGGCCCCACGTCCCCGCTGGCGTTTGGGGAGGCGGTGCTGGCCGCCATCAGACGCAGCGGGGGGTCTGTGCAGAACAAGGAGCAGCTGTGGAGGATGTGGAGCGTGATGGTCAGCCCGTTGACAGACACCATCACACAG TCGAATGAAGTCAACCAAGGTGACGCTCTGGAGCACAACTTTAGCGCCATGCACTCTGCCCTGTTGTTCCCCATCACACACCTGCTACGAGGGACGCCACTGCAGCAG GCGGCCCAGAAGTCGATGCTGTCTTCGTGGTCCAAACTGTACGAAGTGTTCGCCCGCTGCTCGGCGCTGGTGGTCACGGCGGAGGAGAACATCTGCTGCGAGGAGCTCTGCGGGAAGATGACGGCTGCAATAGACAAAGAAGCTCTAAAG GTTCCTTCAACATTAAATGCTGTTGCCAGTATCCTCCAAGTCATGGTGGGGTGTTTGGACTTCTCGCCGTACACTCCTCACTTTCAGCAAAAGCTGAAGT CTCCGCACACTCCAGTGAActggatgaagaagaggaacaaGGTTCTGGGGAATCTGTCCACCTTCCAGTCCCTGCTGGTCCTATGTCTGGAGGTTTATCTGGAGGGCTGCGACGCTTCCTCTGACGCCACAGGACTCGCTCTGGTCTCCATCTTGTCTGCTCTCTTCACAAACCTCGCTCTCGCCAACACTGTGAAAGAAGCTCTGTCTTCTCTGATTCTCccgctctccctcctctacaagCAAGCAGCCTGCGAGCCGTCCACGTTCTCCGCACAGCTTCTGGGAAAG TTGGAGAAGCTTGTCGGTGACGTTCTGGGCTGCCTGCAGACTCGCTCCACTCTGGCGTACAGCGACGACCTGCTggctctgctgtctcctctgctgtgtgtgttatttcctcaCAAGAACAAGCAGCTCCGCACCTCAGTCGCACACTTCTGGAACTCCACCTTCGGCAACTCCGTCGGCCTCACGTACCCCGACGAGATGAG ACCGATATTGAGCCAAGTGAAGCAGAAGACCCCGATCATCCTTCCTGGCTTTGAGGTCGTCGGCGTTCCCGATGAGCTCAGCGGACAGTGTTCA agagAGAGTTCCCAGTTGGAGACTAAACTCAGTGGGATGCCGTTATCAGTGGGGAAGAGGGACTCACTGCTGGGGAAGGACCGGCGCTCCCTGAAGACCTCCAAGCCCGTTTCT ACAAAGCTGGACTTTGGCTCTCCGAAGCTTCCTCCCAGAGGAGTTCTGGAGGAAGAGTCGTCCATCGACTTCGTCTTCATTCCTCCTGAGACGAAGGAGCGACTTCTGACGGAGCACCagaaggaggtgaagaggaCTAAAAG GGTCGACATCCCGGCCATGTACAACAACCTGGATGCGTCTCTGGATACAACGGTTTTCTCCCAGTACACACAGAGCCAAGACGACTCTTT GGAGAAACTGGCAACTGAACAAGCTGAGAAGATTTCCAAAGAGGCTCCTGGCAAG ATTCCTCAGGAAGAtgcagaaaaagaggaagacacTCAGGACTATGTCAGTCCAAAAGCAGAAGAGAACATGCCAGAACACCACGAGCCGGAAGAGATGATCCCTGAGTCCGCAGATGTTTCTATGGAGGATGATGCCGCAAGGGATGACAAAGCAGTAAACTTGGAAATGGAGTCTAAAGAAGGCACAAGTCCCAACATCTCTGGTTCTTCAGATTTGGTCTCTGGGACTCCCCAGAAACCCAACAGTCGCCGTCAGTCCTTTATCACTCTGGAGAAGTATGCTGAGGGAAAACCTGCCAGCCCCAGCAGTGCGTCCACGTTCACAGGTCCCCTCATAAAGACCTCCGATAGCCAAGAACGCTCTAAGACTAACAGGAAGTCGTCCTCTCGCGCCTCCCGGACGTCCACTGGTCCTAACTCTCAGGATTTGCAGTCCTCTCAGACAGGAAAAATGAACGATGCTATTGATTCCCCTATCAGGCCGAAAGACTCTAGGACAATTAGTGAGCCAGTAAAGCTGATGGAGAGACTGACCAGCGACCCGACAGAGGACGAAGACATTATCCCAGACACTCAGAGTGAAGTGGAGGGAAAAGAAGGTACAAAAATGGCTTCctcatcagaggaaacaaaACCCTCAAGCCAGGAAGAGGACTCTGAACCGCTTCTGGATGATTCTCAATCTTCTTCTACAGGCGAACCCAGACGGTCTGGGCGCAGCAGAGTCAGACCTCTGCTGCCTGGAGAGGACCCTGAGGAACGTGATGAGAAGTACACGCCGTTGAAAAGGAGACGTTCTGGAGAGGAACCTAAAAGTGATTCTTCAAAGTCGAGCTCAACACAAAGCAGACCAAACACAAGAAGTAAGCAGGCTGAGGACAGTGGCAGATTACGAACGAGGGCTCAGAGGGACAAGAGTGAGTCGAGCCAAACCAACTCTCAGGGTAGAGCTCACAAGAAGATCAAACTGTTCAGCAATTCAGGGGACATCCTTGATAAACCTGAACCCAGAAGGAAAAGCACCAGAGAGCACGAGTCCAGCCAAACTGACTTGCGATCTGATTCCGAAAGCCAGTCACAGGGTCGGCAAAGACAGTGGAGCAAAGCATCATTGGAGACCGAGGAGGgtggaataaagaaaaatgtttttcctgaCAAAGAGTCCACTCAAACTGTCACACATGAACTTGTAGAACATGTCGAAAAGGTTGTTGATGAGCCAAAGAAAGACTCTCTAATGATCACTTCTTCCTCTCAAACTGGTAGCAAATCCCAAGAGTTTGAGATCTTAAAACAGACTGAAAAAGATGGTGATAAGCTAGAGAAAGATTCTCAAATTGTCACTTCTCAAACTGGTGGCCCATCCCAAAAGTCTGAGCTTATAGAAAAGACCGAGGAGATAAAGAAAGATTCTCAGATAGTCGCTTCTCCTCCAACTACTGACAAGTCCCAAGATGGAACAAGCACAACAAACAAGTTGAATGAATCTGAGGTCAAAGATAAACTCAAGACAAATGGAGGCACAGATGATGAACTTAGTCAAGAGGACTCTCAGGTGATCTCATCCTCATCTACTGATAGCCAGTCTCTGCGCAGATCCAGAAGAAGCAAGTCATCATCTGAGGCAACAGattctgaaaataaaagtgacaaTAAGGATTCATCGGAAAGCCAGCGTAGGTCCAATTCTCAGGCAGCCGTCAGTCAGCCAGAGGCCGGAATTGGAGGTAGGACCAGAAGGAGCAAAGTACTAGAGGAGCAGTCAAAGTTGGGTCCGAGCTCAACCCCAGAGAGTTCTCAGTCATTAGATACTTCAGGATCAACAGAGTCCTCCAAAGGCAGGGGCAGATACGCAAGACGAAGATCTTCTCAAACGTTGCCAGGAGCCAGTATTGAGTCCTTAGAGTCCGAATCTGTGGAGGCCAAAGAAAGTCCCCCAATGGtcaaaaagagaggaaggaaaccTCGAGCGTCTCTTCCAAGTCCTCTCACTGTTGACTCTAAAGAAGGCAAAACTAATAACGATATAGTAAAGGATGATTCTCAAAAGGCAGATTCACAAAGCATAGAAGATCAAACGGATTTAGTGGATTCACAGATATCCCAAGATTTGCAGGATTCTGAAACACTCCAGGTTACACATAACACGGACGAGCAAAGTAACACAGAATCACCAATGGAGGTTGAAACTGTTGTAGAGAGAACGGACGACACAAAGGAGAGCGACTCACTCGGTGTGTCACCTCGCGAGGAGCAAACGCTAAATACTGAGAATACCTCTTCACAGGAAGGTGACGCTGGGGACTTAACATCTGCTGAATTGCCTGAATCAGTTGTGATCAGTACTGAACAGACTCGGGAGGACTCGCCCTGTGACCTGTCATCTGTTGAGGATACACTGGCGCCCCCGGAGGATTCAACAGAAAAACTGCAGGTCTCCGAGTCTTcagaggtcaaagttgaagAAGCGTCTGAGTCTGGTGACGATGTTACAGAAAACCAAGAAGGTGTTTCAGATTCAAACCACCGAGAACATCCGGTTGTTCCAGTGGAGGACACGGCTGAAGACACGGCTGAAGACACGGCTGAAGACACGGCTGAAGACACGGCTGAAGACAGTCGCAGTACCTACTTCGGACAAAACCCGGACTGTTCAAATGTCGTAGATGATttgtcagaggaggaggaacagtcCGCCTCCAACAAAGAAGGCGAATCAACGAACCAGCACACAGAGGCCAGTGCAGAAGATGACATCCAACCTCTACAGGAGGGCGATAAAGACGACACAACCCAGATTGTGGAGCGTCAGGACGAAGAGGAAACTCAGGCCGACAACGATGTAGTTGTGAACTTGGATGCAGCTCTGGCTGATGTTTCTCCGGCGAAGCAAAAAGACCTGGAGGCTCTAATGGGGGAAGATGTCGGCCAAAGCCCCAGCAGTGGCAAGACCAAAGGAACCTGGTCTCCTTCAGCCTCCCCATCCACCAGTATTCTTAAGAAGGGCATGAAGAGACCGCTGGAGGACGAGACTCCCTCACCGCTCGTCAAA TCGAGGCGCGTGTCTTTTGCTAATCCAATCCAACATCAGGAGTTGGCAGACGACATCGATCGTCGCAGCCCTGCCATCAGAACCAGCTCCCCCAAAAGATCCAAAGCGAGCTGTATCCCACAGCCGAAG taCGTCACTACTCCAACAAAGGGCCTGCTGATCCTGAGCCCCAGAAACCTGCACAGCCCAGGATACAAGAGCTCCAAGAAATGCCTG ATTTCTGAAATGAGTAAAGAGCCGCGGCCGGTCTCCAAAGACTGCATCTACCCCACCCTGGTCGGCTGCTCCACTCCTGTAGAAGCAGTGCTGCCGCAGATATCCTCCAACATGTG GTCTCGTGGTTTTGGGCAGCTTGTTCGAGCCAGAAACATCAAAACTGTCGGAGACCTCAGCGCTCTTACTCCTAATGAAATCAAGACATTGCCAATTCGCTCCCCGAAGATCTCCAATGTCAAAAAGGCACTAAAAAGCTATGAACAGCAG CGTAAAGGACGCGGTGGCGATGAGTTGAAGAGTCTCGATGAAATGGAGATGATGACCTCTGAACTGGAGGAGGATAAGACCTCAGGAGAGACTCTAG CAACAGCTCTGATGGACGAGCCGCTTCCCGCAGATGGGAGGTCGGAGCAAGACGGGAGCCAAACCGCCGACACGCCGTCCGGAGAACAGAGACCCGAAGGTCGACTGCCGTCGGAGCTGGAGACCCTGACCTGCAGGATGACGCCGCGAGAACTCAGTTACTGCTCCCCGCAGCAGCTCGTTCACATGCACGATCAGTTGGGAGGCATGATGAGGCATGTGGTGGTCGAGCTGCAGGCGCGCCTCTGTGAGACGGATGGCAAACCCTGA